From Lewinellaceae bacterium:
ATTCTTTCCTCGTGCCTTATAAAAACACCCATGCCTATGATATTAAGCGTTTTCGAACCCAAATAAATTTGGGTACCCACAACTTCAAATAAATGGCTTGCCTGTTTAAGGAAACGACTTCAACCCCGGACCGCTTCTTTGCCCTCCTGCCTCCTGACTGGCGCGAGGGCATCGCCCCGTACTGGCCGGATTATGCCCCTACCGCCCGGATTTTCACCCTGGAATCGGACAGCGAGCCTTTGGGCGGCGGCATCCTCTTTTCCACTCCCGCCCCCGACATCCTGAGCTACGGGGAGGAAGCGTTGTACTGGTTTGGCCAGGGCTATCTCTACATTGGTTTTCTGTGGATAGCGGAAGAACACCGGGGCAGGCAGCTAGGCTCGTTGTGGCTGCGGGAGCTGCGGGAGCGCCTCCCCGGGCAAAAGTTCTGGCTTTCGGTCGACGATTATGGGTTGCTGCCATTTTATGAGCGCAATGGGTTCCGGCTGGTGACAAAAATAGAGTTGAGCACGGGGGAAGAGTGGATACTAAAGACAGGATGAAAGCCCGCCTGCCGTGCCGGAGGTGGGCTCAGAGATCCCTTTGGGCTTGCAAAACAATAAATGATCCATTTAGACTTGTTCTTTTGCACGCTAACGGCGTTAAAAAGCCTCGCCGTAGCCCCACTATGCCTACGTTTTTTGCCTTGTTAGCGCACAAAATAACTTCGTCTATTCTGTATCACTTATTATTTTGCAAGCCCTTTGAGTGTTATGCAAACAGAAAAAAAATGAAATACGAACAAAAAGCCCATGAGAATTAAGGCGTTCATAACAGCCCTTCTCCTTTTTAACCTGGCTTGCCTTCCGGCCAGCGGCCAGGACAATGCTACTCCGCCAACCGATACCCTCATCTTCAAAGGCCAGCTCATCTCCTGGGCCAACGTCAACCCCGCCAACGAACTGCCCGCCTGGCTGGGCGGCCGCTACCTGCCCCAGCTCAATTACAACCGAAACCTGCCCCAAACCCGCCTGTTCGACGTCGAGGCCTCGGCCAACCTCTTCGGCAACGCGGGCTTCCACCCTTTTGACACCGCCGCCACCGGCGGCGATATCCGCCCCTACCGCCTGTGGGCCCGCTATTCCGCCCCGCAGTTCGAATTGCGCCTGGGCCTGCAGAAGATCAACTTCGGCTCGGCCTCCCTGCTCCGCCCCTTGATGTGGTTCGACCAGATCGACCCGCGCGACCCCATCCAGTTTACCGACGGGGTATGGGGCGCCCTGGGGCGATACTATTTTCTCAACAACGCCAACATCTGGCTGTGGGGGCTGTACGGCAATAAAAACCCCAAAGGCTGGGAGATCGCCGGAACCAGCAAGCGCCAGCCCGAATTTGGCGGCAGGGTGCAGCATCCCATTCCCAAAGGGGAAGCGGGGCTTTCCTTCCACCACCGCGCCGCCGACACGCGCGGGCTGAACGGCGCCGTTCCTGCCTTCGCCGAAGCGCCCGAAACCCGGATCGGCCTGGATATCAAGCTCGACCTCGCAGTCGGATGCTGGGTGGAAGCTTCCTGGGCAACGAACAACAAGAACCTGGAAGAATTCACCAACCAGGAACTCTTCAATGCCGGCGTCGATTATACCTTTGGCATCGGCAATGGTTTGTACGCCATCGTCGAGCAATTGCTGGTATTCTACGGAGAGCAGCCCTTTTCCTTTGGCAACACCACTACCCTATCGCTGGTGTCCCTCTCCTACCCCATCGGCCTGTTCGACAACCTGGGGGCGATCGTCTACATCGACTGGGCCAACGGCAAGGCATACAACTTTGTCAACTGGGCGATACAGTTCGACCGCACTGCCCTCTATGTGATGGGCTACTGGAACCCCAGGGATAACCAGATACCTGTGCAGAACAGCACGCAGAACCTGTACTCGGGCGTAGGGGTCCAGCTACTTTTTTTATTCAACCACTGAAAAACAGCAATGGAATCCATCATCCAGATCGATCAACTCACCAAGCGCTTCCCCGTCGGAACCGGCCAGTTTACTGCCCTAAAAGACATCAGCCTGGAGTTCCGCAAGGGCGAATTCACCGGCTTCGTGGGGCCGAGCGGCTCGGGCAAGACCACCCTGCTAAACATCATCGGCTCCCTCGACACGCCCACGGAAGGAGAGGTGACGGTGCTGGGCCATTCCATCGCCCACCTGACCCACAAGCAGTCGGCCAAGCTGCGCAACCAGCACCTGGGCTTCATCTTCCAGACCTACAACCTCTTCCCGGTGTACACGGTCTACGAGAATGTGGAATTCGCCCTCCTGCTCCAGCATACGCCGGCGGCCGAGCGGCGGAAAGCGGTG
This genomic window contains:
- a CDS encoding ABC transporter ATP-binding protein, translating into MESIIQIDQLTKRFPVGTGQFTALKDISLEFRKGEFTGFVGPSGSGKTTLLNIIGSLDTPTEGEVTVLGHSIAHLTHKQSAKLRNQHLGFIFQTYNLFPVYTVYENVEFALLLQHTPAAERRKAVLDALEWVGLTDKIDSKPAQLSGGEGQRVAIARAMVKRPAILLADEPTANLDSKNSHHILQTMKQLNEELQTTFLFATHDEKVMAYLRRIISLEDGRVVKDEEVVPIKIT
- a CDS encoding GNAT family N-acetyltransferase, with the protein product MACLFKETTSTPDRFFALLPPDWREGIAPYWPDYAPTARIFTLESDSEPLGGGILFSTPAPDILSYGEEALYWFGQGYLYIGFLWIAEEHRGRQLGSLWLRELRERLPGQKFWLSVDDYGLLPFYERNGFRLVTKIELSTGEEWILKTG